The Hyperthermus butylicus DSM 5456 genome includes a region encoding these proteins:
- a CDS encoding FAD-dependent oxidoreductase, with amino-acid sequence MRFIVGCKPGQAEPRSERIAIIGAGPAGLYAAGYLRCRGFNVTVFDRNPEPGGFLIFGVLEIHINKAKVREGIKELHELGVEFRQNITVCRDVSLEELINNYDAVLIATGTWESARLNIPGANLEGIYPAMEWIVDYHMWKYGYKSEKPPIGERVVVIGGGLTAVDAVHVSKWLGAKEVYMVYRRIRQYAPAGERGFREAEEAGAKIIELASPVEYIPDPSGKRVAAVKFERMKLVEQPGSKRPKPVGTGEYFTIEADLVLEAIGLKPTPPCNVEQLGIKLRPDGTIDVDEYKRTTREPVFAAGDVEHGASLIGIAMKGGLDAAKAIEKYLNREIGWRS; translated from the coding sequence TTGAGATTCATCGTAGGCTGCAAGCCTGGCCAAGCAGAGCCACGCAGCGAGAGGATAGCAATTATCGGTGCTGGCCCGGCCGGCCTCTACGCTGCCGGTTACCTACGTTGTAGGGGCTTCAACGTTACTGTATTCGATAGGAATCCCGAGCCTGGTGGTTTCCTAATATTTGGCGTCCTTGAGATACATATTAACAAGGCTAAGGTGCGTGAAGGTATTAAAGAGCTGCATGAGCTAGGCGTAGAGTTTAGGCAGAACATCACGGTGTGTAGAGATGTCTCGCTCGAGGAGCTAATAAACAACTATGACGCGGTACTGATAGCGACTGGCACCTGGGAGAGTGCCAGACTAAACATCCCGGGCGCAAATCTTGAAGGCATATATCCGGCTATGGAGTGGATCGTAGACTACCACATGTGGAAGTACGGGTATAAGAGTGAGAAGCCGCCGATAGGCGAAAGGGTCGTTGTTATAGGTGGCGGCCTCACAGCTGTAGACGCTGTTCATGTCTCAAAGTGGCTTGGAGCTAAGGAGGTCTACATGGTGTATAGACGTATACGCCAATACGCTCCCGCGGGTGAAAGGGGGTTCAGGGAAGCCGAAGAAGCTGGTGCGAAGATCATTGAGCTAGCCTCACCGGTAGAGTACATACCAGATCCAAGTGGTAAGCGTGTTGCCGCAGTCAAGTTTGAAAGGATGAAGCTTGTTGAGCAACCCGGCTCCAAGAGGCCCAAGCCCGTGGGTACTGGTGAGTATTTCACAATAGAGGCGGACCTCGTCCTTGAAGCCATAGGGCTCAAACCAACACCACCATGCAATGTAGAGCAGCTGGGCATAAAGCTTAGGCCGGACGGCACAATAGATGTTGACGAGTACAAGAGGACCACTAGAGAGCCAGTGTTCGCTGCTGGCGACGTTGAACACGGTGCTAGTCTGATAGGCATTGCGATGAAGGGAGGCCTAGACGCTGCCAAAGCGATAGAGAAGTATCTCAACAGGGAGATAGGCTGGAGGAGTTAG
- a CDS encoding helix-turn-helix domain-containing protein, producing the protein MVEQETPIKMREVKIPVEVPVRPVSKREIKQLEAVLIIGTLFRPDVLQAALSKEEFLTWVDSLAVAAAALAMEKAGYTVSQIAEELGRTEATIRRHLKGETKAGKLVRETYDMLIRGELKLAVPIVSPEAEEELKKLDEQVKQLEEELGKLRAENTELRERLQRLEEAKKKAAEQLGKAIEALQEAKRALEA; encoded by the coding sequence GTGGTCGAGCAGGAGACTCCCATCAAGATGCGCGAAGTAAAGATTCCCGTTGAGGTTCCAGTAAGGCCAGTGTCGAAGAGGGAGATTAAGCAGCTAGAAGCAGTACTAATCATAGGCACATTGTTCAGACCCGATGTGCTTCAAGCAGCACTGAGCAAAGAGGAGTTCCTAACATGGGTTGATAGCCTTGCTGTTGCAGCAGCTGCGCTAGCAATGGAGAAGGCTGGCTACACGGTCTCCCAGATAGCTGAGGAGCTAGGTCGCACTGAGGCAACTATAAGGCGGCACTTGAAGGGCGAGACCAAAGCTGGCAAGCTGGTTCGCGAGACCTATGATATGCTCATCAGGGGTGAGCTAAAGCTAGCAGTACCAATAGTCAGCCCGGAGGCCGAGGAGGAGCTAAAGAAGCTAGATGAGCAGGTAAAACAGCTCGAGGAGGAGCTAGGTAAGCTCCGTGCCGAGAACACCGAGTTGAGGGAGAGACTCCAGAGGCTCGAGGAGGCAAAGAAGAAGGCAGCCGAGCAGTTAGGCAAAGCTATCGAGGCGCTCCAAGAGGCAAAAAGGGCGCTAGAGGCCTAA
- a CDS encoding leucyl aminopeptidase has protein sequence MSTLLRVGNARNGVDAIAYVAGEKQLEWLKGFGDTVRTVIELGDFKGKLEETILIYESSATVKRVILAGAGGNEWFGDAERLRVAVASAVKLARSKKSIKRLGVVVHEELLEKAAETAGRDTVWSVEQALVAADMANYVYSLREREEKPHILEEVRLEPGDEKAVETAKAIAEAVRVARDIANAPANRLSPEKLEEKARELASRLGLTIRVLYRSDLESLGMGGILAVGSGSNVEPRLIILEYNSGGKRIAVVGKAVVFDAGGLDLKPPQAMQEMKFDKSGGAAAIGAVVAAALLRLPVNMVALVPAVENLPSGRAYKPLDVIRMYNGTTVEIGNTDAEGRLIMADALAYAAEKYKPDYMFDFATLTGAAVVALGNHAAALFSNNDQLASMVERAAWIAGEPVWKMPLWPVYAKQLESHVADTNNVGGRPAGAITAAKFLEKFVGDRPWAHLDIAGTAWVQEKGPWKPYYEKGATGWGVRTLVEFLRLLI, from the coding sequence TTGTCGACCCTTCTCCGCGTTGGCAACGCCCGTAATGGCGTGGATGCTATAGCCTATGTTGCTGGCGAGAAGCAGCTAGAATGGCTTAAGGGCTTTGGCGATACCGTGCGGACCGTTATTGAACTCGGCGACTTTAAAGGGAAGCTTGAGGAGACGATTCTGATCTACGAGTCTAGTGCTACTGTTAAGAGGGTTATACTTGCCGGTGCCGGGGGTAACGAGTGGTTCGGCGATGCTGAGAGATTAAGGGTTGCCGTCGCCTCTGCAGTCAAGCTTGCAAGGAGCAAGAAGAGCATAAAGAGGCTCGGTGTCGTAGTGCACGAGGAGTTGCTAGAGAAGGCTGCTGAGACAGCCGGCAGGGATACTGTTTGGAGTGTTGAACAAGCCCTCGTGGCAGCGGACATGGCAAACTACGTATACAGCCTACGGGAGAGGGAGGAGAAGCCGCACATCCTCGAGGAGGTAAGGCTAGAGCCCGGCGACGAGAAAGCTGTTGAGACTGCTAAGGCTATAGCGGAGGCTGTAAGGGTAGCTAGGGATATAGCAAATGCGCCAGCCAATAGGCTGAGCCCAGAGAAGCTTGAGGAGAAGGCTAGAGAGCTTGCATCCCGGCTGGGCCTCACTATAAGGGTTCTATATAGGTCAGACTTGGAGAGCCTTGGCATGGGTGGCATACTAGCTGTTGGCTCTGGCAGCAATGTAGAGCCACGCCTCATAATACTAGAGTACAACAGTGGTGGCAAGAGGATAGCCGTTGTGGGCAAGGCGGTAGTCTTCGATGCTGGCGGCTTAGATCTCAAACCGCCACAGGCTATGCAGGAGATGAAGTTTGATAAGAGCGGTGGTGCTGCCGCTATAGGTGCCGTGGTTGCAGCTGCTCTGCTTAGACTGCCAGTAAACATGGTAGCCCTCGTACCAGCCGTGGAGAACCTACCAAGCGGCCGTGCTTACAAACCACTCGATGTTATAAGAATGTACAACGGCACCACCGTGGAGATAGGCAACACCGATGCCGAGGGCAGACTCATAATGGCTGACGCACTCGCCTATGCTGCAGAGAAGTATAAGCCAGACTACATGTTCGACTTCGCAACACTAACCGGTGCAGCAGTAGTAGCCCTAGGCAACCACGCAGCAGCACTATTCAGCAACAACGACCAGCTAGCCTCAATGGTCGAAAGAGCAGCATGGATCGCAGGCGAGCCCGTATGGAAAATGCCGCTATGGCCTGTCTACGCCAAACAACTCGAAAGCCATGTAGCCGACACAAACAACGTTGGGGGCCGGCCAGCAGGCGCAATAACGGCTGCAAAGTTCCTCGAAAAGTTCGTCGGCGACAGACCATGGGCACATTTGGACATCGCTGGCACAGCCTGGGTTCAGGAGAAGGGGCCCTGGAAACCATACTACGAGAAGGGCGCCACCGGATGGGGCGTAAGAACACTAGTCGAATTCCTAAGACTCTTGATATAA